One Archangium violaceum genomic window, GTCACCCTGGCCAGCCTGCCCCTGGTGGCGGGCACCTTCGGCCGCGCGAGCCTCGCGGGGCTCGTCTCCAACATCGTCTGCATGCCCCTGTGCGGCCTGCTCACCGGCTTCGCCGCGGGAGGCGCGGCCCTCTATGTCGTGGCGCCCGTGCTGGCCACCCCGCTGCTGTGGGGAGGAGCGTGGGCCTCGCAGCTGCTCCTGTGGCTCACCCGCTTCTTCGCGCACGTGCCACTGGCCACCCTGGAGCTGCCCTCCTTCGGGCTCGCCGCCTCCCTGCTCTACGCCGCGGGGCTCGCCTGCTGGGCCCTGGGCGAGCGGCGCTGGCGCATGGGTGGGCTCCTCGCTCCCGTGGGGCTGGTGCTCGTCTTCCTCGTGCCACGCCTCGTGCCCGAGCCCGGCCTGCGCATCACCTTCCTCTCCGTGGGCCAGGGAGACGCGGTGGTGCTCAGCTCCCAGGGACACCATGCCCTCGTCGATGGCGGCGGCGTGCCCGGTGGCGCGGACCCGGGGTCACGTATCGTCGTCCCCTTCCTGAAGGCCTCACGCATCGAGCGGCTGGACCTGGCCGTCCTCTCCCATCCCCACCCGGATCACGCGCTCGGGCTCATCTCCACGCTGGAGCGGGTACCCACCGAGCGGCTCTGGCTCTCCGCGGGCAGCGCGGACGGGCCCCTGTCCCGGAAGCTCATCGACACGGCCACCGGCGCGCGGGTGGAGGAGGTGCAGCTCGGCCATCCCGCATTCCCGTTGGGCGAGGCGAGCCTGGAGGTGCTCGGGCCTCCCGAGGACCGCGAGCTCATGGAGGGCGTGAACGACAAGAGCGTGGTGCTGCTCGTGCGCCACGGCGATGTCACCGTGCTCCTCCCCGGGGACGTGGAGGAAGAGGGCGAGGCCGCGCTGCTCGCGAGCGGACGGCTCGGGCCGGTGTCGGTGATGAAGGCACCGCACCACGGCTCGCGCACCTCCTCCACGGAGGAATTCCTCGCGCGGCTGCGTCCCCGCTTCGTCGTCTTCTGCGTGGGCCGCCGCAACCGCTTCGGCTTCCCCCATCCCGAGGTGGAAGCGCGCTACCAGCACCTGGGCACCGAGTGCCTGCGCACGGATGTGCACGGTGCCATCACCCTGGAGAGCGATGGGCACGATGTCCGCCTGAGGACCTTCCTGGCACCCGAGGGCCCGGCACCCGAGACCCCGGTTGCCCCGGTGACCGCCCATCACCACCGTTGAGGCGATGATCTCCGACGACCTCGATCTGCGGCAGCTGACCGCTGACTTGAAGCACATGCTGGGCCCGGGCGAGCCCGTGGGCTACCTGCGTGGCAAGTCCCTCATGCGCAACCTGCTCGTGGAAACGAAGGGCTTCTCCGAGCTGGAAGCCGAAGAACTCATCGACACCCTCGAGCTGCGCGGCTTCCTGCGCTTCCTGGGAGACCCCACCGAGCGGTCCGTCGCGGACGCCCCGTGGGAGCTCTCTCCCCACTCGTAGCGTCTACTCGAAGACGAGCCACCCGAAGCGCGGCAGCGCGTGGAAGTCCCCCACGAAGAGTGGGGAGAAGGCCTGACCTTCCACCTGCCGCCGCTTCACGTGCTCGAGCCGGTACAGGTTGAAGCGCCAGCGCTCCCCCTTCTTCGGCGGTAGGTTCGGCACCTCGGCCAGCCGGGCGAAGGGAATCCGCATCTCCACCCGCCAGCCCTCATCCCGGTCCTCGGGATTGTCCAGCGTGCCGCGCACCTTCACCGCCGTCGTCATCCCCGAGTCCCAGCCCAGGTCCATTCCCTTGCGGCGCGCGGGGAAGTAGGCGTCGAAGTTGACGTTGTGCGGGGACACCTGCATCTCGTTGTAGGTGCGTCCGTCCGCGTTGGCGTCGAGGAAGATCTCCACCACCTCCTGCTCGTAGATGGGCTCATCCCGCTCGCGCAGGGTGCCCCAGATGTCCGGATCCTCCACGTCGAACGCGACGTAGAGGTGCCGGTCGTCGTAGGCCAGACGTGCCTCGGTGCGCAACGAGACCGGGCGGCCGTCGAAGCTGCCGCGCAGCACCACCGGGGCGGCGTCCTTCCACACCGCGTCATCGAGCTCGCCATCGATGACCGGAGCCTTCGCCGCGCGACGGACGGTGTACTCGGGCAGCGACGGAGCGGCCCCCCCGAGTTGCGGCCCCAACATCCGGTTGTCTCCCTTGTGCGCGTTCGGATCGTCCACCGGGAGGCGCGAGTCCCCCTGCCAGAATCCCAACACCACCTGGCCGGGCGAGGGAGGCATCGGCACCGTGTGGACGTCCTCCACCACCTTGCCCACGGGCCAGGAGCCCAGCGGGGCCGCGCCGCCCGCGAAGGCATGGTCCGCGTTGACCATCATCTGCCCGGTGGCGGGGTCCACCACGTGCACGAAGAACTCCCAGCCCTGAGGCATGGGACGCAGGGCCTCGAAGTAGTGCGCGAGCTGCACCTGCTGGCCGGGCACCGCCACCGGCGGAGTGAGACGCGTGCCGAGGTAGCGCACCGCGCCCCCTGCGAACGTGGCCCCGCTGCGCCAGGTGAGATCCGCCGGCGCGGCATCCAGCACGCGGGCCTGGGCGGGAGGAGGCAGGGCCTTGTTGCGCGGCTTCGGACCAGCCTGCTCGTCGCGGCAGGAGGTGGCGAGCAACGTGAGCGACAGCAGCATCAGGAGGCGGGAGGCGGGGCGCATCGGGGCCGCGAATCCTAGGCCCCCCCCCGGCCGATGTCTCGGAGAAGGGGCGCCCGTTGCGTCCGCGTACGTGGATGGAGGGTGGGAGATGGGACGGGCGGGAGGCGGCAACCCCTCGCGATTTCTCCAGTCCGTCCCGGCATCCGGCTTGCTGCCACGCCAGCGCCATGAACTTCGAATTCGAGCACATGGGCACCGCCACCCCCTTCGAGCTCCCCGAGGGCATCCACCTGCTGGGCGGAGGCGAGGAGGACCAGGTGCGACTGGAGGGACTCCCCCCGAGCCTCCTGACGCTGCGCATCGAGAGCCAACGCCTGATGGTGGAGGCCACCCGTACCTTCACGGTGGGGGGCGTGATGGTACCGCCGGGAGTCCCCCGCCTCGTGCTGCCCGGCGAGGTGCTGGGCCTGCCCGAGAGCATGAGCCTGCGGGTGATGGACTCCCACGCGGAGACCGAGCGGCAGGTGGGCACCGTGGCCGTGCTCAAACACCTCCTCATGGACACGGAGCAGCCACCGCCCTCCCGGGCCGCCGCCCTGATCTGCCTCACCGGGGCGGACGTGGGCCGCGCCTTCGCCCTCGCCGAGGCGAACACCGAGCTCGGCCGGAGCAGGGAGGTGTCCGTACGCCTGAGGGATCCCGCCGTATCACGACGCCATGCGCGCATCCGCCACCAGGAGGGCACCTTCCTCCTGGAGGACCTGGACAGCCCCAATGGCGTCTACCTGAACGGCCAACGGGTACTGAAGCCCTCCCCCCTCCACGAAGGCGACGTCATCGAAATGGGCCGGACGTTGCTGCGCTTCCAGGCCCCCATGGCGGAGCCTCCTCCCCCGGCCCCCGCCCCGAGCGAGGCCCCCGTCGAGAACGCGACCCCCGCCCCGAGCGAGGCCCCCGTCGAGAACGCGACCCCCGCGGCACTCTCCGGCGAGGACATGCCGGAGCGCCCGCGGGTGCGCTGGGAGTGGTGGCTCATCGGCCTCGGGGCGACGCTGGCCCTGGTGGGGCTGCTCGCCACCTATGCCATGGCGGCTTGAAGCTCAGGCGCGCAGCGGCGTGAGACCGGAGCGCTCGATGAGCAGGTGCGCCAGGTGGCGGTGATGCGCGAAGAGGCTGGTGAAGTGCACGAAGCCCCGGCTGCCACGCACGGCGTACACCGTCACCGGCCCGGGCAGCACCTCCACCTTGCGGATGTCCGCGAAGGAGAAGCGCCGAGTGCGCACCAGCCCCCGGTACGTCATGCCTCCCGCGTCCACCACGATGCGGGTGCGGCCGTAATACGTCACCGACACACCGAAGAAGAGGACGAAGAAGACCGCCGAGAGGAACGTCTGGACCGGAACTCCTTCGAAGCGCAGTAGGTACACCAGGACGCCCAGCCAGAGCAGCGTCGCGGCGCCCATGATGGCCGCGAGCACAGCGTGTGGGCGGAACACCTGCTTGCCTGCCTTCTGATCGCCCCCATTCATACCCATGAAGCTAAGACGGGAGGCTGACATACGCCACCGGCTCCCTCGCTTTCCCGGCAAGGGAGTCGATGGAATGACTTCCAGGAAACTCCGGGTGTCCGGAGTTTCTCTACTCCGGGCGACTCAGCTCCGGAAGGGGTTCTGCAGGAGCACCGTCTCGCCGCGGTCCGCGCCGACGGAGATGCAGACGACGGGCACGCCGCAGATCTCCTCCACGCGGCGCACGTAGCGCTTGGCGTTCTCCGGCAGCTCGTCGAAGGTGCGCACGCCGGCGAGCTTGTCGTCCCAGCCCGGCATCGTCTCGAAGATGGGCTTGACGCGCGCCAGGTCCTCGTAGTCCCCGGGCAGCTCGGTGATGCGCTTGCCGTCCAGCTCGTAGGCGTTGCAGATCTGCAGCGTCTTCAGGCCGGAGAGCACATCCAGCTTCGTGAGCGCCAGGCCCCACAGGCCGTTGACGCGCACCGCGTAGCGCAGCACCACGCCGTCCAGCCAGCCGCAGCGGCGCGGACGGCCCGTGGTGGCACCGAACTCGTCACCCACCTTGCGCAGCCGATCGCCCGTCTCGTCCGTCAGCTCCGTGGGGAACGGACCCCCACCCACGCGCGTGGTGTAGGCCTTGCTGATTCCCATCACCTTGTCGATGGCCGTGGGGCCCAGGCCCGAGCCCACCGCGGCATTGCCCGCCACGCAGTTGGAGCTGGTGACGAACGGATAGGTGCCGTGGTCCACGTCCAGCAGCGTGCCCTGGGCGCCCTCGAAGAGGATGCGCGCCCCGCGCTGCACCTGGCCCGCGAGGTAGAGCGACACGTCGTGCACGTAGGGGCGCAGCCGCTCGCCCAGCGCGGAGAACTCCTCCTGGAACTTCTGCGCGTCCAGCTCGGGAACCTGCTCGTTGGCGGCGCGGCACAGCTCGCGCAGCTCGTCACGCACACCCGGGAGCCGCTCGTCGATGCGCTTGCGCAACCGCTCGGAGTTGAGCAGATCTCGCACGCGGATGCCCCGGCGGGCCACCTTGTCCTCGTAGGCCGGACCGATGCCGCGCCCCGTGGTGCCGATGGCGCTCACGCCACGCGCCTTCTCCCGGTACGAGTCCAGCAGCTTGTGCCAGGGGAAGATGACGTGCGCGTTGTCCGAGATGAGGAAGTGCGACTCGTCCTTCAGGAAACCGCGCTCCTTGAGGGCGTCGATCTCCTTCACCAGCACGGCGGGGTCCACCACCACCCCGTTGCCAATGACGCAGGTCTTCCCCGCGTGAAGGATGCCCGAGGGAATCAGGTGCAGCACCGTCTTCTGGCCACCCACCACCAGGGTATGGCCAGCGTTGTTGCCCCCCTGGAAGCGCACGACCACCTGGGCGTGCTCGGTGAGCAGGTCCACGACCTTGCCCTTCCCCTCATCTCCCCACTGCGCTCCGATGACGACGACGTTCGGCATAGTTGGGCCCCGCTTAGCACGCTTCGACACGGGCCGTCACCGGGATGGAATGGGAAGAAGGAGGATCCCCCGGTCAGGCCCGAGCCCCGGGATGACAGTGTCCAACGTAGCCACACGCCATCGTCTGGCAGACCGATGGCTCCCTGCCAGGCCAGCGACCGCGGACGTCCGCCTCCACCAGCCCCCGGGCCGCCTCTCGCAGGCGCTCGGCGATGGCCGCCAAGTCCACGGTGGGTGCGGGGAACTCAGGCTCCGGGACATCGTCTCCCAGGAAGGCCACACCGACCTCCACGGGGACGCCCTCGCGCACCAGCCGCCGAGCGGCCAACGACAGGGTCGCCAGTGCGTCCGCATGGGCCGCCGTCCCCCGAGGCGAGCGCGGGCCCGGTTTGAAGAGCACGACCCGAGCCTCGCCCGCCGGCGTCTCCCACAGGAGGTCCACCTCGCCCTCGAGGGCCGCCGACGTTTCACCCGGCAACGCCAGCACGAAGGGCAACGCGCGATGCACACTCGACACGGGCGCCGAGGCCAGACGGCGGGCGAACGCGGTGCCCAGGAAGCGCTCCACCGTGGCGAGCGCCTCCGCCACCCCGTCCTCGCCCACCTCCCAGCCGACCTCCCGCACGAGCGCCTCCAGGCGGGACCGCTGCTCGGGGGCGGGCGTCCCGGCGAGGCGGAAGTCCACCACCCGAAGCAGGGTCAGCACCCGATCCGAGACGCTCGGAGTGGGTGCGCCCCAGGCGTCCCTCTCGATGTACGGCGAGGAATCGCGCGGCGGCAGCTCCCAGGGCGCCCCCTCCGCGCGTAGACCGAGCCGGTGCACGTACCGGTAGCGGCGCGGGCAGACGAGGAAGTCCTGCACGGCCTCGGTCCCCACGGAGATCACCCCGGGCGCGGACAGTGCCGTGCCCTCGTGGATCCGCTGCAACGCCGCCTCGACGCGAGCCTCCTGCTCCGACAGGTCCACGTCCTCCGGCTCGTCCGCCTCCGGGGGCGCGGGAAGGGTGTCCACGTCCAGGTCCTCGACGAGCCCGCGCAGCCGCGTGTCCTCCTCCAACCGCTTGTCGAGCAGGCACCACCACGAGTCGGACGCGCCGCGCTCCTCGCCTCCAGAGAGGATGAGCCTGTCCTGTGCGCGGGTGAGCGCGACGTACAGCAGGCGCCGGTACTCGGCCGTCTCGCGCCGCTTCAGCTCGTCCTTCACCTGGTCGAAGCGGGGGGAGCGGTACTTGTCGAGGCTGTCCGGCAACCACGGTCGCAGGCAGAGGCCATGGGTGCGCTCGAAGAGGGCCCGCCCGCTGCTGAAGCGCCGCAGGCTGCCGAGCGAGGGCACCACCACCACCGGCCACTCCAGGCCCTTGGCGCGGTGGATGGTGAGGAGTTGCACCGCGCGAGGGTCGCCCGCCTCCAGCAGATCCGCCTGGGCCTCGG contains:
- a CDS encoding DNA internalization-related competence protein ComEC/Rec2; amino-acid sequence: MAAGALGAAALWLARLPGSHLGVLLCLGLTGAGLASLEAGADVPPSLPLEQGGTAVLEGEVERVERFEDATRILLAVARVGTGTGSPARFHASLYAQGEPPSLLPGQRLRVEARLKPLESASNPGEKDFSATRRRQGLAFTGSFQAAGMLVLSPPPRWRLELVRTQEGLAEAVRAVAPSADAAALFLTLAAGQRAALDDDLEEDFSRSGLAHVLSVSGLHVAALALMTLALLRRLLVLAGARLRSLRRVDARRLAAPASVPFVWAYVVFTGNQPPAVRSAVMATGVLLGLALWRRADGLNSLASAAALLVDWAPSSVADLSLQLSFLAVFSLLLLTPALREAIPLPPPDPREDHRLKRLLASTRETVLETFCASAAVTLASLPLVAGTFGRASLAGLVSNIVCMPLCGLLTGFAAGGAALYVVAPVLATPLLWGGAWASQLLLWLTRFFAHVPLATLELPSFGLAASLLYAAGLACWALGERRWRMGGLLAPVGLVLVFLVPRLVPEPGLRITFLSVGQGDAVVLSSQGHHALVDGGGVPGGADPGSRIVVPFLKASRIERLDLAVLSHPHPDHALGLISTLERVPTERLWLSAGSADGPLSRKLIDTATGARVEEVQLGHPAFPLGEASLEVLGPPEDRELMEGVNDKSVVLLVRHGDVTVLLPGDVEEEGEAALLASGRLGPVSVMKAPHHGSRTSSTEEFLARLRPRFVVFCVGRRNRFGFPHPEVEARYQHLGTECLRTDVHGAITLESDGHDVRLRTFLAPEGPAPETPVAPVTAHHHR
- a CDS encoding carbohydrate-binding family 9-like protein — protein: MRPASRLLMLLSLTLLATSCRDEQAGPKPRNKALPPPAQARVLDAAPADLTWRSGATFAGGAVRYLGTRLTPPVAVPGQQVQLAHYFEALRPMPQGWEFFVHVVDPATGQMMVNADHAFAGGAAPLGSWPVGKVVEDVHTVPMPPSPGQVVLGFWQGDSRLPVDDPNAHKGDNRMLGPQLGGAAPSLPEYTVRRAAKAPVIDGELDDAVWKDAAPVVLRGSFDGRPVSLRTEARLAYDDRHLYVAFDVEDPDIWGTLRERDEPIYEQEVVEIFLDANADGRTYNEMQVSPHNVNFDAYFPARRKGMDLGWDSGMTTAVKVRGTLDNPEDRDEGWRVEMRIPFARLAEVPNLPPKKGERWRFNLYRLEHVKRRQVEGQAFSPLFVGDFHALPRFGWLVFE
- a CDS encoding FHA domain-containing protein, yielding MNFEFEHMGTATPFELPEGIHLLGGGEEDQVRLEGLPPSLLTLRIESQRLMVEATRTFTVGGVMVPPGVPRLVLPGEVLGLPESMSLRVMDSHAETERQVGTVAVLKHLLMDTEQPPPSRAAALICLTGADVGRAFALAEANTELGRSREVSVRLRDPAVSRRHARIRHQEGTFLLEDLDSPNGVYLNGQRVLKPSPLHEGDVIEMGRTLLRFQAPMAEPPPPAPAPSEAPVENATPAPSEAPVENATPAALSGEDMPERPRVRWEWWLIGLGATLALVGLLATYAMAA
- a CDS encoding PH domain-containing protein; this translates as MGAATLLWLGVLVYLLRFEGVPVQTFLSAVFFVLFFGVSVTYYGRTRIVVDAGGMTYRGLVRTRRFSFADIRKVEVLPGPVTVYAVRGSRGFVHFTSLFAHHRHLAHLLIERSGLTPLRA
- a CDS encoding adenylosuccinate synthase, which translates into the protein MPNVVVIGAQWGDEGKGKVVDLLTEHAQVVVRFQGGNNAGHTLVVGGQKTVLHLIPSGILHAGKTCVIGNGVVVDPAVLVKEIDALKERGFLKDESHFLISDNAHVIFPWHKLLDSYREKARGVSAIGTTGRGIGPAYEDKVARRGIRVRDLLNSERLRKRIDERLPGVRDELRELCRAANEQVPELDAQKFQEEFSALGERLRPYVHDVSLYLAGQVQRGARILFEGAQGTLLDVDHGTYPFVTSSNCVAGNAAVGSGLGPTAIDKVMGISKAYTTRVGGGPFPTELTDETGDRLRKVGDEFGATTGRPRRCGWLDGVVLRYAVRVNGLWGLALTKLDVLSGLKTLQICNAYELDGKRITELPGDYEDLARVKPIFETMPGWDDKLAGVRTFDELPENAKRYVRRVEEICGVPVVCISVGADRGETVLLQNPFRS